Genomic segment of Bacteroidota bacterium:
ATTGGGGTGGCGATTCCAACAATCCTGCCGATCCTGATTATAGAGAATACGTATCGGAGCCGTTAATCTCCAATCTGCTTGCAGGAAAACAATACAAAATTTCTTTTCGTGTAAGTCTGGCCGATAAAGCTCAATGGGGTTCAAAAAATCTCGGAGCGTATCTTTCTTCTGGAATTCTAACGCAAAACAATGCGAACTTCATCAATGTCATACCACAAGTTGTAAATTCCTCATTCATTACTGATACAATGAATTGGGTTCTTATTAGTGGAACTTATACTGCAACAGGAACCGAATCATGGATTACAATTGGTCAATTTACTTCAGATGCGGGTTCCGTTACACATTTTCAGACCACAGGAGTAAACGGTTCATACTACTATATAGATGATGTTAGAATTGAACCGTATCCCGATTCGATTTTCGTTTCTGTAACTCCGAATCCGGTCTGTAACGGAGATACTGTTCGGTTGATCGCGCAAACAAATGTTGCTAACGCTTATTTTTTCACATGGCTCGCCGATCCCATTGCTACCGGAGGATTGCTGACGAATAATAACGATACTGTTTATGCGCTTCCGGGAGATACTGAAATTTATAAATCAATAATCCATCTTCCGAATTATTACGGGTGTACTATCAACGACACGACAAAACTGATTTGGCTTCCCGGCCCGAAAAATGTAAATGCCGGAACCAACCAAACGATTTGTCTCGGAAAATCTGCGACTCTTATGGGAACGCTGCAAGGAACATACAACACCACTTCCTGGGCGACGATGAACAATCAGATCATTTGTACAAATTGTACGACGACAGTCGTTAATCCTTCAATGACCACGCAGTATATTTTCACTGCCACAAATACTGTTACCGGATGCAGTGATACTGATCGTGTTTGGATCATTGTCAATCCGCTTCACCCAAGTATTATTCTTCCTGTCGGCGGAGCCACCACGTGTGCAGGGTGTTTGAACTTCACAACATCTCAAAGCTATTCTGCTTACAGTTGGTCTGCGAATACTTCTAACTCTTGTGACACTTGCAGCACGTTCCAGGTTTGTTACCCGCAGAATTTTAATCAGGTGAGTGCGCCGGTTTCTGTAAGTGTAACTGATTCTAACGGTTGTATGGGAAATGCTACGATTTATGTTCCCCCGTGCTGTGTATATAAAGGTTATCTCGATTCCACAATTTCAAATGACAGCACCTCGCATCTTCTGATTTCACATCCGGGATTACTTGTTTTTAATGTCGTAAATCAATCATGGGATGCAGTCAACAGAAATTTTTCTATCAACGGAGTTTTAGTCATTGATCAGAAAACAAGATTCATTGGCTGCGATATATGGATGGGGCCGAATGCAAAAATTATTATTCGTTCCGGAATAAGTTTTGAGCTTACCAAACAAGGGAACAGTGTTCATCCTACGCGGCTTTACGATGGATTGTGTGGGGAAATGTGGGATGGAATTTATGTTGACGGAACAAATCCTTTATCGGAACTGAAAGTGAATAAAGGAACGACGATTGAAGATGCAATGAATGCAATCGTTTCTACGCACGGCGGAAAATTCACTGTTGATGGAAGTAGTGGTCAGGTAAAATTGAATAAGAATTACATTGCTATTCTTATTCATCCTTATAATGGCACTCATCCGGGGACAATCCGCAACACAATAATTTCATGTGATAAAAATGGCCAGTCGGGAGCAACTGTCGGTGTGTCGAATAACAGCGCTTTTCTTGATTCACCATTCTCGGCTTCGGTTGGATACGCTGGAATTGTCATTGACACGGTGACGAATTTCACTATTGGTGATAGTACGCTTTACAGTTACCGCAATTTATTTGAGCGCACAACTTTCGGAGTTTACGCCGTACGATCAAATACGAATGTGTGGAATAATGATTTCCGTTATTTCACCGCGCCAACGCTCGCGCACGTTGCGCCTATTGGAGGAATCGCAGTTTATGCCACGAATACTTCGTTCGGAACATCAACTAATAAACTCACGGTGGGAAGAGCCGGTACAAAAAAAGCAGCGAATATTTTTAAGTGGAGCAGTTATGGCGTTGAAGCAACCGCAGGAATGAATTTGAGTTGCGAGCGTAACAGGTTTGATTCCTGTTACGTGATCAGCATTTATTCTTTGGCAGATTACAATCGCACCATACTTGTGAATCTTGATACACTGCACGATTGCACAGGAACGAATATCAGTTGCGTTCAAACCAACAACAGCACGATCACGATTTCCAACAACGTGATAAATGAAACGGCGAATCTCATTGCAAGTAATTTCGGGCAGACCGGAATTTATTGCGCGAACGCGATGGTCGCAACCACTCACCTTGCCATTCAAAACAACAGCATCAAAAAAATGCGAAATGGAATTTGGGTGAGCCGCGTGAACAATGCGAAGATCACTGACAACGGGCCTATTACTTTTATTGCCGGTCAACCGTATTCGGTGGCGCTGCCTGCAACAGGAATTCACATAGACCAATGCGTAAATGCGAAAGTGAGAAATAACAGGATCAAAAATACCGGGGCAGCAGTAAACACGAACAATACTATTTATGGAATTTATATTGAGAACTGCAAGAACGATACCATCACGCAGGATTCCTGCATCAATGTCGGAAGCGGAATTTTTCTCAAGGGTTCAGATAATCCTTCCTTACTTGCCTGTAACAAACTGAAAAATTGTTTCTACGGAATTAATTTCGGCAGAGTTGGCATCATCGACAATCCTGTTTCATTGAACGATCAGATCCTTTTTGGAACTTCTCAAATTCCAACTTCAACAGGAAATGTTTGGACAGCTTCAATTCAAACTGATCTTGGTGGAAAAATTCAACAGATAAATGGAAATGGAATTCATTGGTATTACAATCCAACCAGCCCTACTTTTGGTCAAGTGGTTTTGGGTAGTTTTTATAATAGTAATACAAGTGTAGGTGGTGTTGATCAATGCAGCAGTTTCCTTGCACCGGCTCCTGTTGGAAATATTGCATTGAGAGATTATTTGCTTTCAGGCATCTGCAAAAATCCGAGAACTTACGACACATTATCGGATGCCTACATTTATGATGCGCAGGTTTTCGCATACAGAATGCTTCATGATAATCCAGCGTGGCTTTCATTGGGAACAAGCGACGATGTTTACTATCAGAATTTCATGAACACCATGTTTAAATCAAACATCGAATATCTTGCTTATGCTGAAGATGCAATAGCTGCCGAAGATTATTCAACTGCGGATGCTTATGTTGCAGCAGTACAAAGTTACGATCCGCAAACGCTGAGCATATTTGATCGCAACCGCGCAACTGTGATGCGTGTGTTTCTCAATACCTGGGCGAATGACGATTTCAATTTGTCTGACGCAGATCAAGGCACGCTTTATAACATTGCGAAACAGGGAATGATTTCCGGTGGAATGGGTGTAACTGATGCAAGAAATATGTTGGAAATAGAAATTCACGACAGCAGTAATGTTCGTGTTGCTTATCAACCGATTGAAAATTCTCAGGAAATAGCCGTAAGTCATGTGTTTCCGAATCCTACAACAGGAAAGTTTTCTTTTAACCTTGACCTTCCTGATGGACAAGACGGGCAAATGAATCTGTATGATCTCACAGGAAGGAGAGTCGCGGCATGGCAATTGGTAGGTGGCATTAGAACTTACACGTTTGATGCATCAAATCTGCCAAGCGGAACGTATATCTATTCCGTGATTTGTAACGGCGTTGCTATTTCAACAGGCCGATTGGTGATAATAAGACAAGAGTAAAACAGAGTCCCGCCCTTTTCATTTTGAGAAAAGGGCGGAATTTCTTAAATTTATTAAATGAGAAAAGTTTTACTTGTTTGTTTTTTATTCTCTGCATCCGTTATGAATGCGCAGATGAATCTTGTTCCAAATGGAGATTTTGAGGATTCGGTAATCTGTACAATGAGTAGCGGAGTAATGCCCGCTAACTGGTATCCTCCTTCATTTGGAAGTCCTGATTATTATGGCATTTATACTACGATAGCAGGTTGCACGTTGGCGAATACATTTTGGGGGGGGGGGGGGATTCCTTTTGGCTATGGTTATCAGTGGCCACACTCAGGAACTCATTACGCAGGCTTTAATTCAGGAATGAACGGACGAGAATACATGGCTGTCAAACTTGCAGATAGTTTGATGCCCGGAAAAAAATACTGTTTGGAATTTTACGTTTCATTGACTGAAAATTCGCAGATGTCAAGCGATGGCTTAGGAATTAGTCTTAGTAATGATTCGATTCATTATTATCAGTATGGAGCAAGTCCTGTCCCAGGTTTAGTTTTTACCGCTGGCAATCCAACAGGAAATCAGTTGGCTGATACTACAAATTGGATGATGGTTAGAGACAGTTTTATTGCTGTTGGGGGAGAAAAGTATCTCATGTTCGGCAATATTAGATCAGATGCCCAAACCACTTTTGCTCCAACTGGAGTGACATCAGGAAATCCTTGCTACTACTACGTTGATGACATTTCTTTGTTCTTCTGCGATTCTATTGACAGCGTTGTAGAACCTGTTTATTCTTCCTTCACTTTATTTCCGAATCCGTCTTCAGGCAATTTTCAGTTGACCGGAAATTTTCCCGCGGATGCAGTGTTTCATGTTTATGATTTGTTGGGGCAAGAAGTTTCTGAACCTGTTGAAATGCCAGAAGGAAATAAATCGGTTTCTGTTTCATTAAATCTTGCAGATGGAATTTATTTTTACAGAATTATTTCGGGGAAAGAGATTTTGCATGAGGAGAAAATCGTGATCGTGAAATAATATTTTTCGGGTTCATTTTTTTAGAAAATCTCGGGACGGTTACTAGAAACGAATCGGCTCATCATTATCAGACAGGAATAAATGAATATCCCGCCTTTGTTCTAAAACGAAGTCGAAGAATGAGGGCAGATTTCTTAAATTTATTAAATGAGAAAAGTTTTACTTGTTTGTTTTTTATTCTCTGCATCCGTTATGAATGCGCAGATGAATCTTGTACCTAACGGAGATTTTGAAACTCTAAGTAGTTGTCCTAATAATCAAGGAGAGTTGAATTTTGCAACACCGTGGTTTCAACCAGGGGGGTCCTCGCCTGATCTATATAATACTTGTGCACTTGTGAACTCAATGGCCATCCCACAAAATTGGACGGGGTTCCAAATGCCTCATTCTGGAAATGGATATGCGGGCTTCGCTGCTTTTGCTTATAACTATGGTGATAATGTGAGAGAGTATATTGAAGTAAAATTGAGTGATACATTGGTGCAGGGAAAAAATTATTGCATTGAATTTTATATATCATTTGCAGATAGCTCTTTTTGGGCTGTTAATAGAGTTGGCGCATTATTATCCACACAACAGATAACTCAGACTCTCAATGACACAATTACTGCAACGCCGCAAATTGAGTATTCTTCAGTGACAGTCATACAAGACACAGTCAACTGGATAAGAATTTCAGGAATTTATTTATCGGGGGGAGGAGAAAAATATCTCACGATAGGTAATTTTTATCCGGATGATCAAACAGATACTTTGGGTAATTTGGGACCTAATCATTGGTGTTACTTTTATATAGATGATGTATCGGTTATTGATTGTGGCTGGTCAGGAATTCAATTTTATTCTTCTGAATTATTCAATATTTCACCCAATCCCTCCAATGGAAATTTTCAGCTTTCTGGTGTTTTTCCGTCACAGTCAGAAATTCATTTTTATAATCTGCTCGGAGAGGAAGTTGAAAAAACTATTTCTATTCCCGAAGGGAATCAAACCATTCCTTTGGAATTAAATCTTGCAGATGGAATTTATTTTTACAGAATTATTTCGGGGAAAGAGATTTTGCATGAGGAGAAGATTGTGATTGTGAAATAATACAACCTCGTCTTTTACATTTTTTTGATTGAAGCGATGCAGGAACTGCGATTATAAAAAAATCTGCGGGAGAGAATGATCACACCCTCACTCCCACTACACAAACATCATCCACCTGCTCCGCGCTTCCTTTCCATTCGAGAAAAGCGTTCTCTATTTTCTCTCCCTGTTCTTTCATTGGTAAACCACTCACGGAAACCAGCAACTGTCCGAATTTTTTTGCGAGAAATTTCTTCCCCGTTTTCTCACCGAACTGGTCGGCGTAACCATCGGAAGATATCCAGCATTCGAAATTTTCTTCCATTTTAATTTCATGTTGCTCGAATGGAGGCCCATCCGTCTTTTTTTCGCCGGCTATGGAATAACGATCGCCGCGAATGGAATGAAATCCGTTTTTATCAGAATAATAGAACGGGCGTGACGCCCCGGAAAATAATATTGTCCCCGCTTTTTTATCGATGCACACCAGCGCAACGTCCATTCCATCGCGCGTGTCGCGCGCACTTGCATCCTTGTTCAGCGAATTGATCACGAGCACATGAAGCTTCCCGAGAATATCAGACGGATCATGCATTTCATTTTCCTCGATGATCTTATTCAGCATGTTCAATCCAACTACGGAAACCAATGCACCCGGAACTCCGTGCCCTGTGCAATCGGCAACAGCCACATAAATTCTTTCTGCTTTTTTTGCCATCCAGTAAAAATCGCCGCTCACAATATCTCTCGGGCGATTGAAAATAAAATAGTCGCTGCAGTTTTCTTTCAGAATTTTTTCATCGGGAAGAACGGATTGCTGTATCCTGCGCGCGTACGTGATGCTGTCGGTGATATCTTTATTTTTTTCTGCGATGATCTTATTCTGCCCGGCGAGCATTTTATTCGTTTTCTTTTTCTGCCTGTTGCTCCGCAGCACGATAAGGATCACGAACAAAAGCAGCAAAGATCCTGCAGTGAGCCCGTAATTGAAAACTTTTTCTTTCTCTTTGTCCTTCTGCAATAATTCCTGTTCCTTCTGCAACATATCGATCGTGCTTTGTTTTTTTGTCGATTCATATTTCACTTCCAGTTCATCTACCTGGCGCATGCTTTCACTTTTATAAACGGAATCATTAAGCGAAACCCGTTCGCGGAGCGTATTCAGTGCATCTTTATATCGTCCTGCATTTTCGTAGATGTCAACATAAGCACCAAGAATAGAAAGACGAAAACCGGGAACAGAAAACGCATTGTTTATTTTTTTCGCGTCTTCCATCAACGCGAGCGCAGAATCATTTTTGCCGGCGAGACTTAACCCTGTTGCAAAATTGCAGGTGAAATCAAGTTTGTGGTCATCGTCGATGTAAGCGGAAAGATCCATTGACTTCCTGTAAAACTCAAGCGCCTTTGCTGCATTTTTCTGGGCGTAGTAAACATTGCCGATATTATTAAAACATTCCGCCATTCCCGCTGAATCGTTCAACTCTTCTCTTATTTTCAATGACCGATCGTAGGAGTAAACTGCGCTGTCGAATTTCTGCAATTCATAATACGCAATGCCCATACTGTTCACATTACCTGCCTGCATCCTGAGATTTCCTGTTTCCGTTTCCAACAAATCTACTTTCATAAAAAACTCCAGCGCTTTTTCCGGTTTGTTCATGTCGATGTAGGTGTTGCCGATATTCACAAGCGTATTCGCAATTGAATTTTTATTTCCTTCTTTTTCCTTCAATGGTAATGCACGAAAATAATATTCCAGCGATTTTTTGTACTCCCCTTTCGCTTCGTAAATGGAACCGAGATTGCTCATCGTGGCAGCCATGCCGGATGAATCATGCAACTCTTCACGGATAAACAATGCGTCATTGTAATCATCGAGCGCATCCGATAATTTATTTTTCATTTTCGCCACGCTTCCGAGATTGTTGAGCACATTCCCCTGCAGAAAACGAAGGTTCGATGATTTGGCCAGCTTCAATGCATCATAAAAATATTTCTGCGCCGAATCTGCATCTCCATTAACGACGAGGAAAACATTCCCGACAGAAACAAGCGCCATCCCTTTTTTGTAATCATCATCAACGCGTGCAGAGAGAGTCATTGCTTCCCGCGCATACTTCATGCTTTTTTCACCATCGAGGTTCAATTCGAATTTTGCCAGTGAAAGAAGGCGTGTAAGACGTAAAGAATCGTCCGACTTCTGCGCGAGCAGCTTCTCAAGACTGTCGGCTTTGTTTTTCTGCGCATCAAGAGTGATGGCAGCCAATAACAAAATGAAAAAAAATAAGTGGCGTAACATTGGAACGATGTTTCAAAATTAGAATAAATATGATGAGGGCTAATGAAGAATTGCAGTGCGATAGCGGCTCCGTTTGATAGTATTCTTCATCCCGCAGGGGCTCTCGATACAAACTGAACTACAATTCTCCATGCCTAAAAAGATAACTTTGTCTCATGTTTTATTCCTCGCTGGAAGATTGCCTCAATGACCTGGAAAAACACGGGCACCTGGTGCGTGTGAAAGAAGAAGTGGATCCTCATCTCGAAATGGCCGCCATTCATCTGCGCGTGCATGCAGCGGGAGGGCCGGCATTGCTTTTTGAAAATGTGAAAGGAACAAAGTTCCGCGCTGCCTCCAATATTTTCGGAACGAAAGAACGTGTAGAATTTATTTTCCGAGGAACAATGGATAAAGTAAAAGAACTGATCCGCCTGCGGAAAGATCCGATGGAAGCGCTGCGGCATCCGTTCAGAAATATAAGCGCAGGATTTTCTGCAATGAAAGCGGTCCCTGAAAAAACAAATTCACTTCCTTCTCTTTACCACGAAATAAAAATTTCCGATCTGCCGCAGATCAAACACTGGCCGCAAGACGGAGGAGCGTTCATCACGCTGCCGATCGTTTACACCGAAGACATAGATCAGCCCGGCATTATGCATTCGAATGTGGGCATGTACAGAATTCAATTGAGTGGAAACGAATATTTGCAGGACAAAGAAGTGGGTTTGCATTATCAATTGCATCGCGGTATTGGCGTTCACCAGTCGAAATGCAATGCGAAAGGAATTCCGATGAAAGTTTCTGTGTTCGCAGGTGGCCCGCCTTCGCTTTCATTTGCTGCCGTGATGCCTTTGCCCGAAGGAATTTCTGAACTGACTTTTGCGGGAGTACTCGGCGGAAGAAAAGTCCGCTATGGAATGAAAGATGATTTTACAATTCTTGGCGACGTGGATTTTGTGATCACCGGGGAGGTTTACACCGGAGAAAATAAAAACGAAGGCCCGTTCGGCGATCACTTCGGTTATTACAGCATGAAGCATCCTTTCCCCGTGATGCGCGTGCATAAAGTGTGGCACAAAAAAAATGCGATCTGGCCATTCACCGTTGTGGGCCGTCCGCCGCAGGAAGACACGCTATTCGGCATGCTCGTGCATGAGCTCGCGGGTAATGCGCTCGCAGATGAAATTCCCGGATTGCATTCGGTGAATGCCGTGGATGCTGCCGGTGTTCATCCCCTGCTCCTTGCTTTGGGAAGTGAACGTTACACGCCTTACCTCAAAGAAAAAATTCCTTCAGAAATTCTCACCATCGCCAATCACATTCTCGGAAGCGGGCAACTTTCATTAGCAAAATATCTTTTTATCACAGCGAAAGAGGAGGATAAAAATATTGACACAAAAAATATTCCTGCCTTTTTCCGCCATGTGCTGGAGCGCACCGATCTCACACGCGACATACATTTTCACACGCACACGAGCATTGACACACTCGACTACAGCGGAACAGGACTGAATACCGGATCGAAAGTAGTTCTTGCCGCTGCGGGGGAAAAAAGAAGAACGCTCAGTGAAAATATTCCATCGTTGAATTTACCCGTTGGATTTACTGAAATGAAATTGATCCTTCCCGGAATTATCTGCTTGCAAAGCCCTCCGCATTCCGGAAATGAAAATGCAGAAAAAGAAATTTCAGGCCTTGCTTCGGCGCTTTCTTCGCAGAAAGAAAAACTTTCCGGCGTGATGATGATCGTGCTGTGCGATAATGTGAATTTCACAACGGCTTCACTGAACAACTGGCTATGGGCCACTTTCACGAAGAGTAATCCATCGCACGACATTTACGGCGTTGATTCGTTCACCGAACATAAACACTGGGGTTGCCGCGGGCCACTTATCATTGATTCCCGCACAAAAAAACACCATGCACCCGCACTTGAAAAAGATCCTGCAATAGAAAAGAAAATTGAACGTTTATTTGTGGAAGGCGGATCGCTGAAAAAATTCGCCTGATACGGTAAATGCATTATGAAAAATGTGGCTTCGGTGCATCCTGTAGAGTCCACCGATTAATCGGTGGGCTATGAATCAGATCTTATGAAAATAATTTTAAGTTGGCGTCTTAATAATTCACAACAACAATGGCCGACGTATAACTATTTCCCTCGTTCTTCGTTCAATTCATTAACTTAGGTACTTCATAAAACGCTCCCCCATGCGCAGATTTGCTCTCTCCATCATGATCGTGTTGTCGGCTTACGTGTCGAACGCGCAGAACATTCTTCCATTACAGCCAAACGGGCCCATTCCTGTTTTTTATCGTTGTGCCAGCCATACACTCGTCGATCAGCAGATCGCGCAGCGTAAAGCGAATGGCGATCCGCCAACAGAAATGGAACAGGAATTCATGCGGGAGATGAGTTATTATTCGCAGCAAAGATTTTTCTCCGGCTTCGTGCTTTACAATGATTCACTCAGCAATTATGTACAGAAAGTTGGCGATGAAGTGCTGAAGAATGATTCGGTAACCAGGAGCCAGCTTCACTTTTACGTTTACAAATCTGCCGATCCGAATGCCTACACTTCTGCAACCGGAACTATTCTTATTACAGTAGGGCTTCTCGCGCAATTGGAGAACGAAGCGCAACTTGCTTTTATTCTTTGCCACGAGATCACGCACTATCGCAATGAACACATGCTGAAAGGTTATCTCAATCGCGAAGAATTAAAAAACAAAGACAACACTCCTTATTATCTCCTGCAGAGTTCCGCACTTTCTTATAATCAGGAACAGGAACTGGAAGCCGACATGCAGGGATTTCAATTGTTCATGCAATCGTCTTACAGTAAAAAAGAAGCGCTCCGTTCTTTCGATGTACTCGAGTATGCGAATTTTCCATTCGATGATGTTCCGTTCGACACCACGTTCTTCAACATGGATTACATAAAAATTCCTGCCGGCTATTATGAAAAAAATGTAGACCCGATCTACACCGATGATAATTACAACGACGTGGGAAGCACGCACCCGAATGTGCGCAAGCGCAGGATGGCGCTCATGACCGTGCTTGACACAGTGAAAAATAAAGACGGAAAACTTTTTGTTGTTTCTAAAAATGAATTTCTCTCTACGCGCGAACTTTCCCGTTACGAGATCTGCCGCCTTTATCTCGAGGATCGCGATTATCCGAATGCGATCTACGCTTCTTACATGATGCTGCAGAAACATCCAGATGATATTTATTTCAAAAAAATAATCGGGCGTTCACTTTACAATCTTGCAGCTTACGAGCAAAGCGGAAAATCAACTTACAATCCGTATGACTGGTGGGGCGGATTATTCGGCGAATCGTATGGCGGAAAATATTCTGCGCTGCTCCGCGCCGGTTACTACGGAATTCCGGATACCAAAGATTATCCCGGCGAACAGCAGCAACTCTACAGTTTATTCCACGCAATGGATCCGGATGAACTCACTTGCCTGGCGCTCGCCTACAACTGGAAAATTCATCGCGCCGATATGGGCGATTCACTGCAGCTTACGCTATGCGACAGTTTATTTTCCATGCTCGTGAATAATCAGAATCTTCATTACTCTTATTTTTCGAAGATCACTCCCGAAGAAGCGAAAGGACAATTGAAACAAGATTCGCTCGACCGCGCGCAGGAAACCGGTGAAACGGGCGATTCGAAATTCTCCCGTCTTGATAAATTCAAACTCTCTTCTGAAAAAGAAAAATTCACCAAGTTCGCTTTCGTGGAATTGCTGAAAGATTCTGATTTCGTGCATCGCTTCGAATATTATACCGATCACCG
This window contains:
- a CDS encoding M48 family metalloprotease, which produces MRRFALSIMIVLSAYVSNAQNILPLQPNGPIPVFYRCASHTLVDQQIAQRKANGDPPTEMEQEFMREMSYYSQQRFFSGFVLYNDSLSNYVQKVGDEVLKNDSVTRSQLHFYVYKSADPNAYTSATGTILITVGLLAQLENEAQLAFILCHEITHYRNEHMLKGYLNREELKNKDNTPYYLLQSSALSYNQEQELEADMQGFQLFMQSSYSKKEALRSFDVLEYANFPFDDVPFDTTFFNMDYIKIPAGYYEKNVDPIYTDDNYNDVGSTHPNVRKRRMALMTVLDTVKNKDGKLFVVSKNEFLSTRELSRYEICRLYLEDRDYPNAIYASYMMLQKHPDDIYFKKIIGRSLYNLAAYEQSGKSTYNPYDWWGGLFGESYGGKYSALLRAGYYGIPDTKDYPGEQQQLYSLFHAMDPDELTCLALAYNWKIHRADMGDSLQLTLCDSLFSMLVNNQNLHYSYFSKITPEEAKGQLKQDSLDRAQETGETGDSKFSRLDKFKLSSEKEKFTKFAFVELLKDSDFVHRFEYYTDHRRALVDYVDPDSYDTPSKKEQKKEDADEKLYGYGINRVIVAGPDFEEYHQKDRDDDPEQDFTLSENGQTNMTNVINTAATDNGVQAVVLNPFTMDSVNGDQFDDLAMLNEWFYEKLEHGDNNYAWTVNNQAQADSISKKYNTRYVMFTAVETNYYKRIQHPFWYGVSCLAIVPAVRAFIPRNKYYYDVALLDLKTGEVIYVDHQAETKGKEKEVTANYYNKLFAKMVKPKKPVEKKKTSEEAEKERGM